A window of Helicobacter anatolicus contains these coding sequences:
- a CDS encoding hydrogenase small subunit: protein MRDNKKLFDKISKRLDLLAKLPVCKEDKKDIYEELSKKGIDRRDFVKWAGMMTTTLALPASFAPLTAKAAEVANRLPVIWLHMAECTGCSESLLRTEDPSIDSIIFDVINLEYHETIMAAAGYQAEQNLENAIKKHQGNYILMVEGGIPTIEYYLTIGAHGKTGAQACRDAAENAAAIFAIGTCSSFGGVQAAYPNPTAAEPLSKIITKPVINVPGCPPSEKNIVGNVLYFIMFGALPALDAFNRPKWAYGNRIHDLCERRGHFDAGEFVQHFGDENAQKGFCLYKVGCKGPYTFNNCSKLRFNSHTSWPIQAGHGCIGCSEPNFWDTMSPFEEPLGNKLYHTAFNGFGADKTADTAGMVILSATAIGIAAHALISGVAKNK, encoded by the coding sequence ATGAGAGATAACAAGAAGTTATTTGATAAGATTTCGAAACGATTGGATTTGTTAGCAAAACTTCCCGTATGTAAAGAAGATAAAAAAGATATTTATGAGGAGTTGAGTAAAAAAGGTATAGATCGTAGGGATTTTGTAAAATGGGCGGGAATGATGACAACAACATTGGCACTTCCTGCATCTTTTGCTCCACTGACTGCTAAGGCAGCTGAAGTTGCAAACAGACTCCCAGTAATTTGGTTGCACATGGCTGAGTGTACAGGATGTAGCGAGAGCTTGTTGCGTACAGAGGATCCAAGTATTGATTCTATTATTTTTGATGTCATTAATTTAGAATATCACGAAACAATTATGGCGGCGGCTGGCTATCAAGCAGAGCAGAATCTAGAAAATGCAATTAAAAAACATCAGGGAAATTATATTCTTATGGTAGAGGGAGGAATACCTACAATTGAGTATTATTTGACAATTGGTGCACATGGTAAAACAGGTGCGCAAGCATGTAGAGATGCAGCAGAAAATGCGGCAGCAATTTTTGCGATTGGAACTTGTTCTAGCTTTGGTGGCGTGCAAGCTGCATACCCTAATCCAACTGCTGCAGAACCTTTGAGTAAAATTATCACAAAGCCTGTAATTAATGTCCCTGGCTGTCCTCCTAGTGAAAAAAATATTGTAGGTAATGTGCTTTATTTTATTATGTTTGGAGCATTACCTGCTTTAGATGCATTTAATAGACCAAAATGGGCATATGGTAATAGAATCCATGATTTATGTGAAAGGAGAGGACATTTTGATGCAGGCGAGTTTGTGCAACATTTTGGAGATGAAAATGCACAAAAAGGATTTTGTCTTTACAAGGTGGGGTGTAAGGGACCTTATACTTTTAATAATTGTTCTAAACTACGCTTTAATTCTCATACAAGTTGGCCAATTCAAGCGGGACATGGTTGTATAGGGTGTAGTGAGCCAAATTTTTGGGATACAATGAGTCCGTTTGAAGAGCCTTTAGGTAATAAACTTTATCATACTGCGTTTAATGGTTTTGGAGCCGACAAGACAGCTGATACAGCGGGGATGGTGATTTTATCTGCAACAGCAATTGGTATTGCAGCACATGCGTTAATCTCTGGTGTAGCTAAAAACAAATAA
- a CDS encoding nickel-dependent hydrogenase large subunit — protein sequence MTKRIVVDPITRIEGHLRIEVIVDENNVITDAFSSSTLFRGLETIIKGRDPRDAGFIAQRICGVCTYSHYKAGIMAVEDALGITPPLNAQMVRSLMNISLFLHDHVVHFYTLHGLDWCDITSALKADPRKAAKEAFKHTEYPINTGEDELKRVQKRVADFVKQGALGPFNNAYWGHKTYHFTPEQNLIVLSHYLKLLEVQREIAKMMAIFGAKQPHPQSLTVGGITAVMDILDPSRIGEWKAKFEMVSEFINYAYYPDVVMAAKMFNNEQSVLKGCNLKNFISHSEMQIGINEYLFSTGVVLDGDLSKVHAIDEELIKEEVTNSWYKYENTQEVALHPYSGQTNPYHTGFKDGQSLGPDGKMIDTKLLDLKGKYSWIKSPRYDDMPMEVGPLATIVVGLAAKNPYITPVATKFLKDSGLPIAALFSTLGRTAARCIESVVICKHGMKALDTLIENLKSDQTTCAPYVIDKNKVYQGRYIGNVPRGMLSHWVKIKDGVVENYQAVVPSTWNAGPRDHKGQKGPYEMSLIGTKIEDLTRPLEIIRTIHSFDPCIACSVHMMDTKGNALGEYKVEPNFAKI from the coding sequence ATGACAAAAAGAATTGTAGTAGATCCTATCACAAGAATTGAGGGGCATTTAAGAATTGAAGTAATTGTTGATGAAAATAATGTAATTACAGATGCTTTTTCTTCATCAACACTTTTTAGAGGATTGGAAACAATTATTAAGGGTAGAGATCCTAGGGACGCCGGATTTATTGCGCAAAGAATTTGTGGAGTTTGCACTTATAGCCACTATAAAGCAGGGATTATGGCAGTAGAAGATGCATTAGGAATTACTCCTCCATTAAATGCACAAATGGTGAGAAGCTTGATGAATATTTCTTTGTTTTTACATGATCATGTGGTACATTTTTATACATTACACGGACTTGATTGGTGTGATATTACCTCAGCACTCAAAGCAGATCCAAGAAAGGCTGCTAAAGAAGCATTTAAACATACAGAATATCCAATAAATACAGGGGAAGATGAGCTAAAAAGAGTGCAAAAAAGAGTGGCAGATTTTGTAAAACAAGGTGCATTGGGTCCATTCAATAATGCATATTGGGGGCACAAGACTTATCATTTTACACCAGAGCAAAATCTTATTGTTTTATCACATTATTTGAAATTATTGGAAGTGCAAAGAGAAATTGCAAAAATGATGGCAATTTTTGGTGCAAAACAACCGCATCCACAAAGCTTGACTGTTGGTGGAATTACTGCTGTTATGGATATTTTAGATCCTTCAAGAATTGGTGAGTGGAAAGCAAAGTTTGAAATGGTTTCAGAATTTATTAATTATGCATATTATCCTGATGTTGTAATGGCAGCAAAAATGTTTAATAATGAACAATCTGTATTAAAAGGCTGTAATCTTAAGAATTTTATTTCTCATTCTGAAATGCAAATCGGGATTAATGAATATCTTTTTAGTACAGGAGTGGTTTTAGATGGAGATCTCTCTAAAGTGCATGCAATTGATGAAGAGCTTATTAAAGAAGAAGTGACAAATTCTTGGTACAAATATGAGAATACACAAGAAGTAGCATTACATCCTTACTCAGGTCAGACAAATCCATATCACACAGGCTTTAAAGATGGACAAAGCCTAGGTCCTGATGGTAAGATGATTGATACTAAATTATTGGATCTTAAGGGGAAATATTCCTGGATTAAATCGCCGCGATATGATGATATGCCAATGGAGGTTGGACCTTTGGCAACAATTGTTGTGGGATTGGCAGCAAAAAATCCTTATATTACACCAGTTGCAACAAAATTTTTAAAAGATAGTGGATTGCCTATAGCAGCACTTTTTAGCACGCTTGGAAGAACTGCGGCAAGATGTATTGAGTCTGTGGTGATTTGTAAACATGGAATGAAGGCATTAGATACTTTAATTGAAAATCTTAAATCTGATCAGACTACTTGCGCACCTTATGTAATTGATAAAAATAAAGTATATCAAGGTAGGTATATTGGCAATGTTCCTAGAGGAATGTTGAGTCATTGGGTGAAAATAAAAGATGGTGTTGTGGAAAATTATCAAGCTGTAGTGCCATCTACTTGGAATGCAGGACCAAGGGATCATAAAGGACAAAAAGGACCTTATGAAATGAGTCTTATTGGAACAAAGATTGAAGATCTTACTCGACCTTTGGAAATTATAAGAACAATCCACTCTTTTGACCCTTGTATTGCGTGCTCTGTACACATGATGGATACAAAAGGGAATGCACTTGGTGAGTATAAAGTAGAGCCAAATTTTGCAAAAATTTAA
- the cybH gene encoding Ni/Fe-hydrogenase, b-type cytochrome subunit — translation MKASTFFAEEEFSGFVRAFHWIRAFSIFGLIFTGFYIAYPFLQPNFNATPTGFLQGYTRSIHLILGFLLIGISIFRLYLFIFDKKSAPERRSFCQFYKPKIWLGVIGSYLWISRHPHIKGAYNPLQLVVYFGLAVLVLIVSVTGIALYINVYHNGLGGILEHYFKWVEVMCGGLANVRVIHHLATWAFILFIPVHIYMAVWNSIKYPNGGVDGIVSGVRYHKEDSKK, via the coding sequence ATGAAGGCATCAACTTTTTTTGCAGAAGAAGAGTTTTCTGGATTTGTAAGAGCATTTCACTGGATCAGGGCTTTTTCTATTTTTGGATTAATTTTTACGGGATTTTATATAGCCTATCCTTTTTTGCAACCAAATTTTAATGCAACACCAACAGGATTTTTGCAAGGATATACAAGAAGTATTCATTTGATTTTAGGGTTTTTATTAATTGGTATTTCTATTTTTCGACTCTATCTTTTTATTTTTGATAAAAAGAGCGCACCAGAGCGTAGGTCTTTTTGTCAATTTTATAAACCTAAAATTTGGTTAGGTGTAATAGGCTCTTATCTTTGGATTAGTAGGCATCCACATATTAAAGGGGCTTATAACCCTTTGCAGCTTGTTGTGTATTTTGGACTTGCTGTTTTGGTTTTGATTGTTTCTGTTACAGGTATAGCATTATATATAAATGTTTATCATAATGGGCTAGGGGGTATTTTGGAACATTACTTTAAATGGGTTGAAGTTATGTGTGGTGGTTTGGCAAATGTGAGGGTGATTCATCATCTAGCTACTTGGGCATTTATACTTTTTATTCCTGTGCATATTTATATGGCAGTATGGAATTCTATTAAATATCCTAATGGTGGTGTAGATGGTATTGTAAGTGGTGTTAGATATCACAAAGAAGATAGTAAAAAATAA
- a CDS encoding HyaD/HybD family hydrogenase maturation endopeptidase, whose protein sequence is MKILVLGVGNILFGDEGIGVHLCNYFKVNYKLYTQHQVDFIDGGTLAQSLIPVIVEYDEVLILDCVSVDGAKVGDVYHFSFTQIPNIITWAGSAHEVEMLQTLRLVEAMGDLPPVYIVGIVPYIIGEDTTFMLSQEILQGVKVMEQVVLDFFKKHEVKYEKIKNIDLQVIANHSFRGVDDL, encoded by the coding sequence ATGAAAATTTTGGTTTTAGGCGTAGGTAATATTCTTTTTGGTGATGAGGGAATAGGGGTGCATCTTTGTAATTACTTTAAGGTAAATTATAAGTTATACACCCAGCATCAAGTGGATTTTATCGATGGGGGGACATTGGCACAATCTTTAATTCCTGTTATTGTGGAGTATGATGAAGTGTTGATACTTGATTGTGTGAGTGTTGATGGGGCAAAAGTTGGTGATGTATATCATTTTTCATTTACTCAAATTCCTAATATAATTACTTGGGCTGGGAGTGCGCATGAAGTGGAGATGTTGCAAACATTACGCCTAGTGGAGGCAATGGGGGATTTACCTCCAGTATATATTGTGGGAATTGTACCTTATATAATTGGAGAGGATACAACTTTTATGCTTAGTCAAGAAATCTTGCAGGGGGTAAAAGTGATGGAACAAGTAGTTTTAGATTTTTTTAAAAAACATGAAGTTAAGTATGAAAAAATAAAGAATATTGATTTGCAAGTTATTGCTAATCATTCATTTAGGGGCGTTGATGATTTATGA
- the panD gene encoding aspartate 1-decarboxylase, with translation MQVEMLYSKIHRARVSDANLNYVGSITIDRELADAAGLLEGMKVEILNVNNGERFATYVIIGQKKGEICLNGAAARKVAIGDVVIIVAYASYDFKELKDYKPKIVLVDENNAISAIHHKI, from the coding sequence ATGCAAGTAGAGATGCTTTATAGTAAAATTCATCGTGCTAGGGTGAGTGATGCAAATTTAAATTATGTTGGCTCTATCACTATAGATAGAGAACTTGCTGATGCAGCAGGATTGTTAGAGGGGATGAAAGTAGAGATTTTAAATGTTAATAATGGAGAGCGTTTTGCTACTTATGTGATTATTGGTCAGAAAAAAGGAGAAATTTGTTTAAATGGTGCAGCTGCAAGAAAGGTGGCAATCGGAGATGTTGTGATTATAGTGGCTTACGCAAGCTATGATTTTAAAGAGCTTAAGGATTATAAACCAAAGATTGTTTTAGTTGATGAAAATAATGCAATTTCTGCAATACATCATAAAATATAA
- a CDS encoding YbaB/EbfC family nucleoid-associated protein has protein sequence MFDAQGLKDLLGNMQKSVNDLEEKTKSNIYTAKSAGGLVSVTMNGAGELIDLSIDDSLLEDKESLQILLMSALNDVYKNVDEGRKSMAMNLFGDVKLF, from the coding sequence ATGTTTGATGCACAAGGTTTAAAAGATTTGCTAGGTAATATGCAAAAAAGTGTAAATGATCTAGAAGAGAAAACAAAGAGTAATATTTATACAGCAAAAAGTGCTGGAGGATTAGTGAGTGTAACCATGAATGGTGCTGGAGAATTAATTGATTTGAGTATTGATGATAGTTTGCTAGAAGATAAAGAATCTTTGCAGATTTTATTAATGAGTGCCTTAAATGATGTTTATAAAAATGTCGATGAGGGTAGAAAGAGCATGGCGATGAATTTATTTGGTGATGTAAAGCTGTTTTAA
- a CDS encoding DUF7488 domain-containing protein, whose product MHRVLCYFLFFVYLAQGYDFSYCQKRYEEITLKFNKNIYAVPIFYKNKTYFIIHSFAPLRDKKIIKHDPFIGLYLIESDKNIRGYLLRNIDQTAFEIEVSVLNHQEKIPTKIIRKQNGLLDFAKLRDKSMGANQVVSNICYQIYGITTENGDFVTKPYIERFLSQDKPYYGDIGVRIQGREIIQIDPFFPNNPFLPGDRIIKIGKQALLKNVNLEWSIVNLIFDKPVEILVERKKGQKNITKSFVVNVGQRYGGFLLQDSFFESQGIKINKNLKIIRANDNLKNGLEKLNVGDKIVWIDKISPFDLEGDFFYNVRELLMRAFLKHGFIELLVDRNGFQFYLKVYPR is encoded by the coding sequence ATGCATAGAGTTCTTTGCTATTTTTTATTTTTTGTGTATTTAGCACAAGGGTATGATTTTTCTTATTGTCAAAAGCGTTATGAAGAAATAACTTTAAAATTTAATAAAAATATTTATGCAGTTCCTATCTTTTACAAAAACAAAACTTATTTTATTATACATTCATTTGCTCCTTTGCGTGATAAAAAAATTATTAAGCATGATCCTTTTATAGGGCTTTATCTCATAGAATCTGATAAGAATATTCGAGGTTATTTATTACGCAATATTGATCAAACAGCCTTTGAAATTGAAGTAAGTGTGTTAAATCATCAAGAAAAAATACCTACTAAAATTATAAGAAAACAAAATGGATTATTAGATTTTGCAAAGCTTAGAGATAAATCTATGGGTGCGAATCAAGTTGTTAGTAATATTTGCTATCAAATTTATGGGATTACTACAGAAAATGGAGATTTTGTAACCAAGCCTTATATCGAGCGTTTTTTATCACAAGATAAGCCTTATTATGGTGATATTGGAGTAAGGATACAAGGAAGGGAGATTATACAAATTGACCCATTTTTTCCAAACAATCCCTTTTTACCCGGAGATAGAATTATAAAAATTGGGAAGCAAGCATTGCTTAAAAATGTAAATTTAGAATGGAGTATTGTAAATCTTATATTTGATAAACCTGTAGAGATTTTGGTGGAGCGTAAAAAAGGACAAAAAAATATTACAAAATCTTTTGTAGTTAATGTAGGTCAGAGATATGGTGGGTTTTTATTGCAAGATAGCTTTTTTGAAAGCCAAGGGATAAAAATTAATAAAAATCTAAAAATTATACGCGCAAATGATAATTTAAAAAATGGTTTAGAAAAATTAAATGTGGGAGATAAGATTGTTTGGATTGACAAAATTTCACCTTTTGATTTAGAAGGTGATTTTTTTTATAATGTGCGTGAGTTATTGATGCGTGCATTTTTAAAGCATGGTTTTATAGAATTATTAGTAGATCGCAATGGTTTTCAATTTTATCTAAAAGTTTATCCGAGGTGA
- a CDS encoding polyprenyl synthetase family protein — MDYEKVLKDFEEFLQNYPLDFEGFHPYFQKAFWEMLLNGGKRFRPALLLAVVESYAPVLLKNAFLPALALECLHTYSLIHDDLPCMDNADLRRGHPTLHKTYDITTATLVGDGLNTFSFYLLTQARLSPENKLKMIEVLSTNGGVGGMIIGQAMDCYFENQKLPLEKLYLIHLNKTAKLIATSLYMGGLVVNLDQKSLHNLYNFGITLGIFFQVRDDIIDCVHTQEEAGKTTQNDSYKNSYVNLLGLDGARDELKRLKETLLQEMEKFPEKLQQNLQWLLKKYFKDEI; from the coding sequence ATGGATTATGAAAAGGTATTAAAAGATTTTGAAGAGTTTTTGCAGAATTATCCTCTTGATTTTGAAGGATTTCATCCTTATTTTCAAAAGGCATTTTGGGAGATGCTTTTAAATGGCGGTAAAAGGTTTAGACCTGCTTTGCTTTTAGCAGTTGTAGAATCTTATGCTCCTGTGTTATTAAAAAATGCTTTTTTACCAGCACTAGCTTTGGAATGTTTGCATACTTATTCTTTAATACATGATGATTTACCTTGTATGGACAACGCAGATTTAAGAAGAGGTCATCCTACTTTGCATAAAACTTATGATATTACTACAGCTACTTTAGTGGGCGATGGTTTAAATACTTTTAGTTTTTATCTTCTTACACAAGCAAGACTAAGTCCTGAAAATAAACTTAAAATGATTGAGGTTTTGAGTACAAATGGTGGAGTAGGGGGGATGATTATAGGGCAGGCAATGGATTGTTATTTTGAGAATCAAAAACTACCTTTGGAAAAACTTTATCTTATTCATCTTAATAAGACTGCAAAACTTATTGCAACAAGTTTGTATATGGGTGGATTAGTTGTAAATTTAGATCAAAAAAGTTTGCATAATCTTTATAATTTTGGGATTACTTTGGGAATATTTTTTCAAGTGCGTGATGATATTATTGATTGCGTACATACACAAGAAGAAGCAGGTAAAACGACACAAAATGATTCCTATAAAAATAGTTATGTGAATTTATTGGGACTTGATGGTGCTAGAGATGAGCTGAAGAGATTAAAAGAAACACTTTTGCAAGAAATGGAAAAATTTCCAGAAAAATTGCAACAAAATCTTCAATGGCTTTTGAAGAAGTATTTTAAGGATGAAATATGA
- the surE gene encoding 5'/3'-nucleotidase SurE produces the protein MKKILLTNDDGFDSNGLLALKEALSDIAQVLIVAPAREKSACGHGLCLTQPLKFIKVDDDFYKLDDGGPTDCVYLALNAIYKDGKKPDLVISGINLGSNMGEDTTYSGTLAGAMEGVIQGVPSIAISQVMRDKNLSSEFDFALAKKVIRELVEKIFNNSFPLGDRKLLNVNVPQIGIEKFKGYKITQKGYRLYTNNAHLNRDPRGNEYYWLGLQPLAWRERGGVSSDFAATKEGYVSITPITLNLTSYEDIAMLEGWLGE, from the coding sequence ATGAAAAAAATATTATTAACAAATGATGATGGGTTTGATTCTAATGGATTATTAGCATTAAAAGAGGCTTTGAGTGATATTGCTCAAGTATTAATTGTGGCACCCGCAAGAGAAAAATCTGCTTGTGGACATGGTTTATGTCTTACGCAACCTTTGAAGTTTATTAAAGTAGATGATGATTTTTATAAGCTTGATGATGGTGGTCCCACGGATTGTGTTTATTTGGCATTAAATGCAATTTATAAAGATGGTAAAAAACCTGATTTAGTGATTTCAGGAATTAATTTGGGTTCAAATATGGGAGAAGATACAACCTATTCAGGAACGCTTGCAGGAGCTATGGAAGGGGTAATACAAGGGGTTCCATCAATTGCTATTTCACAAGTTATGCGAGATAAAAATCTCTCTAGTGAATTTGATTTTGCACTTGCTAAAAAAGTAATTAGAGAATTGGTAGAAAAAATTTTTAACAACTCCTTTCCTTTGGGAGATAGAAAATTATTAAATGTTAATGTACCTCAGATTGGTATAGAAAAATTTAAGGGGTATAAAATCACTCAAAAGGGATATCGGCTTTATACAAATAATGCACATTTAAATAGGGATCCTAGGGGCAATGAGTATTATTGGTTAGGTTTGCAACCATTAGCATGGCGTGAGCGAGGAGGAGTGTCTTCAGATTTTGCTGCAACAAAAGAAGGGTATGTTTCTATTACACCTATTACTTTAAATCTTACAAGTTATGAAGATATAGCAATGCTAGAAGGGTGGCTAGGTGAGTGA
- a CDS encoding extracellular solute-binding protein translates to MLIICLFLGQFFANPFLSLDGKVKYPSLKHFEYVNPDAKKGGVFRNYALGSFDSLNPFLLQGNPAQGLELLYDTLMVQSLDEPYSQYGLLADDVQVAKDFYSVTFHINPLARFHDGVPVSAEDVKFSFDILREKGSVIFRQYYADVKEAIILDKQTIKFIFKTNKNRELPLILGQLQILPKHFYGKNHEFDKDVLQKPLGSGPYFIASFDIGKKITYERNKNYWAKNLPVVRGMYNFDFIVYEYYKDESVALKAFLKGDYDWRLESTAKLWARGYTGRLIKEEKIKKVMLKNGFPSGMQGFFMNTRREVFKNPLVREALLYAFDGEWSNKNLFFSQYQRTLSYFDNSVYAMQNIISEDEKKVLEPYMQILDKKYPRLLKEAFVIPRTDGAKKIGENKRENLKYARDLLKKAGYEIKDFKLVNIKTGKPFVFTLTLNNPAFERLALSFAKNLEILGIDMQIEVVDSSRYANLVRNFDYDMIVGVIGQSLFPGNEQMYYWGSKSADMPGSRNYSGIKDEMIDDLIKRLINAKDNQEQIIITRVLDRVLSWGFYVIPHFYLPSYRIAYAKKIMMPKILPQYGVDPNTWWMEE, encoded by the coding sequence ATCCTTATTATTTGTCTTTTTTTAGGGCAATTTTTTGCTAACCCTTTTCTTTCGTTAGATGGAAAGGTAAAATATCCTTCTTTAAAGCACTTTGAATATGTTAATCCTGATGCCAAAAAAGGTGGGGTGTTTAGAAATTATGCATTGGGGAGTTTTGATAGTCTTAATCCATTTTTATTGCAAGGTAATCCCGCACAAGGTTTGGAACTTTTGTATGATACTTTGATGGTGCAAAGCCTTGATGAGCCTTATAGTCAGTATGGATTATTGGCAGATGATGTCCAGGTAGCAAAGGATTTTTATTCTGTGACTTTTCATATTAACCCTTTAGCAAGATTTCATGATGGTGTGCCTGTGAGTGCAGAAGATGTGAAATTTAGTTTTGATATTTTAAGAGAAAAAGGTTCTGTAATTTTTCGGCAATATTATGCAGATGTCAAAGAGGCGATAATTTTAGACAAACAAACTATAAAATTTATTTTTAAAACTAATAAAAATCGTGAATTACCGCTAATTTTGGGACAATTGCAAATTTTACCTAAACATTTTTATGGAAAAAATCATGAATTTGATAAAGATGTTTTACAAAAACCGCTAGGTAGTGGTCCTTATTTTATTGCATCTTTTGATATAGGTAAAAAAATTACTTATGAGCGCAATAAGAATTATTGGGCTAAGAATCTACCTGTAGTAAGGGGAATGTATAATTTTGATTTTATAGTTTATGAATATTATAAAGATGAAAGTGTGGCACTTAAGGCATTTTTAAAGGGGGATTATGATTGGCGTTTAGAGAGTACAGCAAAACTTTGGGCACGCGGATATACAGGTAGGCTTATTAAAGAAGAAAAGATAAAAAAAGTTATGTTAAAAAATGGATTTCCTAGCGGTATGCAAGGGTTTTTTATGAATACTAGGAGAGAGGTTTTTAAAAACCCCTTAGTGCGAGAAGCATTATTATATGCCTTTGATGGGGAATGGAGCAATAAAAATTTATTTTTTTCTCAATATCAAAGAACACTAAGTTATTTTGATAATTCTGTTTATGCTATGCAAAACATCATTAGCGAAGATGAAAAAAAGGTGCTAGAGCCTTATATGCAGATTCTAGATAAGAAATATCCTCGCTTACTAAAAGAGGCTTTTGTAATACCAAGGACAGATGGAGCAAAAAAGATAGGTGAGAATAAAAGAGAAAATCTTAAATATGCAAGAGATTTATTAAAAAAAGCAGGATATGAAATTAAGGATTTTAAACTAGTGAATATAAAGACGGGAAAACCTTTTGTTTTTACCTTGACTTTAAATAATCCTGCTTTTGAGAGACTGGCTTTGAGTTTTGCAAAAAACTTGGAGATTTTGGGGATTGATATGCAAATTGAAGTGGTAGATTCTTCGCGTTATGCAAATTTGGTGAGGAACTTTGATTATGACATGATTGTTGGTGTGATTGGACAATCACTTTTTCCAGGTAATGAGCAAATGTATTATTGGGGGAGTAAGAGCGCAGATATGCCAGGGAGTCGTAATTATTCTGGAATCAAAGATGAAATGATTGATGATTTGATTAAAAGATTAATTAATGCAAAAGATAATCAAGAGCAAATTATTATTACCAGGGTGTTAGATCGTGTTCTTTCTTGGGGTTTTTATGTGATTCCACATTTTTATTTACCTTCATATCGTATTGCATATGCTAAAAAAATTATGATGCCAAAAATTTTACCTCAATATGGAGTTGATCCTAATACTTGGTGGATGGAGGAGTGA
- a CDS encoding microcin C ABC transporter permease YejB — protein sequence MYSYIFKRLLLIFPTLFGILSINFFIIQLSPGGPVEQMINKIDSLQNQTEVHNSSAKIGAYRGASGVDAEALEEIKKMYGFDKPILERYVLMLKNYLQFDFGRSYYRQISVIDLIKEKMPVSISLGVFSTLIVYLLGIPLGIFKAYRDGGRWDILSSVLIIFANAIPVFLFGILLIVLFASGNYWDLFPLRGLVSDNFAELSTWGKIKDYLWHLVLPVTCLSIGGFATLVLLVKNSFLDEMQKYYVTYLRIKGVGEQKILYKHIFRNAMLLVISSFPVVFLGMFFSGSLLIEILFSLDGLGLLGYDSLLHRDYPVVFGTLYIFTLLGLLASLISDILYVVVDPRIHFNKN from the coding sequence ATGTATTCTTATATCTTCAAGCGTTTACTGCTAATCTTCCCCACACTTTTTGGAATCTTAAGTATTAATTTTTTTATTATTCAACTTTCTCCTGGAGGGCCGGTTGAGCAAATGATAAATAAAATTGATTCTTTGCAAAATCAAACAGAAGTACATAATTCTAGTGCAAAAATTGGTGCTTATCGTGGTGCTAGTGGAGTTGATGCAGAAGCTTTAGAAGAGATTAAAAAAATGTATGGGTTTGATAAGCCTATTTTAGAGCGTTATGTTTTAATGCTTAAAAATTATTTGCAATTTGATTTTGGTAGAAGTTATTATCGTCAAATTAGTGTAATTGATCTTATTAAGGAAAAAATGCCTGTCTCTATAAGTCTTGGGGTTTTTAGCACATTGATTGTTTATCTTTTAGGGATTCCTTTGGGGATTTTTAAGGCATATAGAGATGGTGGTAGATGGGATATTTTAAGTAGTGTTTTGATTATTTTTGCAAATGCTATTCCTGTGTTTTTATTTGGAATCTTGCTGATTGTATTATTTGCTAGTGGAAATTATTGGGATCTTTTCCCTTTAAGGGGCTTGGTAAGTGATAATTTTGCAGAGTTAAGTACTTGGGGAAAAATAAAAGATTATTTATGGCATTTAGTTTTACCGGTTACATGTCTTAGTATTGGAGGATTTGCAACATTGGTTTTATTAGTGAAAAATTCTTTTTTAGATGAGATGCAGAAATATTATGTAACTTATTTAAGAATTAAGGGTGTTGGGGAGCAAAAAATTTTATATAAACATATTTTTAGAAATGCGATGTTGCTTGTAATTTCTTCATTTCCGGTGGTATTTTTAGGAATGTTTTTTTCGGGATCTTTATTAATTGAGATATTGTTTAGTCTTGATGGATTAGGACTTTTAGGGTATGATAGCCTATTACATCGTGATTATCCTGTTGTATTTGGGACATTGTATATTTTTACATTGCTTGGGTTGCTTGCAAGTCTGATTAGTGATATTTTATATGTTGTGGTGGATCCACGCATTCATTTTAATAAAAACTAA